The window tccctgccctctcctccctcctccttctcctccctcctccttctctctacctctgtgccccatcctttttcttcttcttctcacctctcttctcatcctcacctctttcctcttctcctcttcttcctcctcctcatcctactcctttCTACCTGTTCCCACCATTtgcggttcctcctcctcctactcttgcccccatcctccccctccacctttcactgttcccctcctccccctctccactttcctccatcctcctccacccccacctccgcccccacctccccctccttttcctcctcctcctcctcctcttcctccaccccctcctcctcctcctcctcctcctcttcctccacccccacctccacccactcttcctcttcatcctcctccaccccctcttcctcctcttcctcctcttcctctccctcttcatcctcctcctccacccccacctccaccccctcttccccctcttccccctcttcctcctcttccttttcctcctcctcctccaccccaacctccaccccctcttcctcctccaaccccacctcaacccccacccccactccctcttcctcctccaccccctcctcctcctcctccacccccacctccaccctccttcttcctcctccccttcctcccccttcacagGTGATGTCACGCTTCCTGGACGAGGCGCAACGTCACCCCAGTATTCCCGGACGTCAAATGAACCCACTGGCTTTCCTCATCCAGGGATTTCGACGTCACAGGTTCAAGCTCGAGAGGGAGTTGGAAGCGTTTTATAGGTAacgagggggtgagaaggaggggttgggtgagagagaggggggaggacgagagagagtggcgagggggggagaaggggaaaggaggaggtggagggagggtgggtggtgggatgggagagagggtgagggagggagggaaagagaaagagaaagagaggaagtctacgtacctctctctttcatcatctctttctctcgctctttctctctctctctctctctctctctctctctctctctctctctctctctctctttcacccccccccctctctctctctctctctctctctctctctctctctctctctctctctctctctctcctctcttctctccctttctctcatgttcataaatacaatatatatatatataaataaacaaaaaaatataaaaaatccacCTCCCATATATCCCACCGCAGGCATATTCCAGAAACCTTTTCAATCAAATCGTTTAGTACTGTACATTGCCCGACCGCACCCCACCCAGTTACAGTTTACCCCCGGTACAATTCACCCTGACAGTTGACAGGGAGATGCTGGTACCAACCCCTGCCAACATGTACTTCATTGCCAACTTCCAACCCAAAGGACAGCCATCTCTGGAAGCTGTCATGAAAAATCTGGATGTTGATTCGCCGTTTATGGTGAGTGTGAGGCAGCCGGAGTAACATGAGCAGTACCAGAGTACGTGCAAGtagacatacgcatacatacaaacacacacataaacaaacactcgtacatgtgtgtgtatgtatatatatatatatatatatatatatatatttgtgtgtgtgtgtgtgtgtgtgtgtgtatgtatgtaatatacacatatacatgtgtccacacacacacacacacacacacacacacacacacacacagacacacacacacacacacatttatatatatattagacgggcactatcagtcgatgtcgactttggcattactgtggggagcaagctgttgcccatgcagcaggctccctctctccacgcagctgatggatccaaagaaacggcaCAGTCCGATACGGCTTGGCACGCAGGAATTGCCAGAACGAGTGGCAGGCGACAATGAACAGCCTTAAGAACTCAGGCTCCAGATTTTCCCTcagagttgactcccgaagccttttcatcttacagataccacaaggcagtgtatTGTTTTGTATCGGACGAACTCCCATgtccatacacggactgaactacaaggcagcagctgACCCAGTGAAGAATCGGGCACCAAGCCGATATTAGTGGGTTTCTGGTGAAGGCCATTCAGGACTAGAACCCCACTACCGTATCTGGCAGCTCCTGTgacgccgttggtgccaaactgtatcagtctatgccgttcctttggatccatcagctaaacaacagcttgctcctcacattcttttgcccaggcaggacatagataaatggataaatatacatacatatatatgtatatgaatgtatatatatatatatgtgtgtgtgtgtatatatctatgtgtgtgtgtgtgtgtatgtgtgtgagtgtgtgtgtatgtgtgtgcgtgtgtgtgtgtgtatgtgtgtatgtatgtatgtatgtatgtatgtatgtgtgtgtttgtgtgtgtgtgtgtgtgtgtgtgtgtgtttatgtgtgtgtgtgtgtgtgtatgtatgtatgtatactcacttACAATTAAAGCTCACATCTAAAAGACGCATCGGGTCATATACTAAAAGCTCAGcgagctagaaaaaaaaagaaaagaaaagaacacgtTATTATTTACAGGAAACGTTGTTGaacttcactttttcttcttaacTTTTTTCTGGGCTTATTTACTCAGGTTTATTTCTATTTGCCTAATATTTCAAGCGTCGGTGCTTCCACgtgtttgttattataaatattagttttatgttGAGACTAATATGATGATACCGGTgaagaaaatgatggtaataaaatgtaaaggtaatgataatacgaGAATAAATGTTTGATTATGAATAATGATTGAATTGATTAGACCAGAATTAAGAATACTTCACCTCTCGTCCCATAGGAAATGAACAACAGCTGGTACATTCTCCGCCCAGCTGACCAGCCTGCACTCCAGCTGGCGGTTAGACAAGAAAACCATCTTTGGGTGCTCTGCCTTACTAATTCGACAAGGGAGCCAGCTGGTGTTGTCGAGGAGGAGGCAACGAGAGAGCGAATTATCGAACCATCTGCACGGTTATTGGGTGATTCACCTGTTCACCTGTCTGTTAAACCCCCTGGCCCAGGAGAGCACGAACCACCTGGCCGATGGTTGGATAATTCGCCTGTTCACCCATCTGCAAAAGCACCTGGGACATCCCCTAGATCACCTGGATATTACCGAAATGATGAGGCCGTTAGACGCGAGCCATCTGTCGGCGAGATAAAGCGACCATCTGTCATCGTTAAATCTTCAAGATCCTCCAGTTTCTCGTAAGTCTTTTACCTTCTTCGCCGTCTTCAGTCATTTgctcttgttatttatttatttttttctttttcagtcatcccctatttctttttcttttttttttcactttttgttattacttttttatcctgCTTTCTTCGTCACTGTCTTGGTTTTCCCTTTCTGTTGATAGCATTTGCtttcttcttcatgtttttttttttttttctatttcctctctctcccactgttatttatctttttttctctttatgtgcttctctctgtttgtctttatttctgtctttccttaattcttcttcttctctctctctctctctctctctctctctctctctctctctctctctctctctctctctctctctctctctctctctctctctctctctctctctctctctctctctctctctctctctctctctctctctctctctctctctctctctctctctctctctctctctctctctctctctctgtcatacacTCACtcgctatttatttattcatagaatAATACATTGGTCTGGGAAGCATAAAACTGAATTGATCTATTTCAGTATCATGCATTATAATAGGTTAGTACATGTATGCAATATTACTTTGTTTATATCACAGTTATACATTTTGAACGGTGAAATTATTTGGAAAATTATCATCAATACACATCTCATTccacattcatctatatatacaaagaggTTTATGCACGTTGTAGCTCTAAAGTAGCTTTGCAGGTAATAGGTATATATTCCGTGAAACTAAGAGTAGGACTATCAGCTGTTGGTCTTAAACATGGTATACAGACCTATCACATCCATCACAGACTTAGGACAGGGTTATATGATTTTGTTGATAtcatgtattatcattagtattatttgatGTGATCGGAGGGTCAATATCCCGGTGAAACGAAACGTAGAGCTCTATCCTACACGTTGCCTACTAAAGATATATGGTTGCGTGACACCCCACTCCAAGCGAGATATCTGTATTCTGTCTTGGAGTGAATGCGTAATCTGCTGCGGTTTCTTCGGGTTATAAAGCTTGCGTCGAAATGCTGCAGTCTTTTGGGGAACTTGTCTTCCTAAGTTTGCTATATTTGCTCGAAGACTTGGGGTTTTATGTCATATTTCCTTGGCATGGTAATGGGCTGATTCCTCTGCAAGACAAAATCTGTATGCCAGGTTGAATGACGGGATGTAAGCGAGAAGCTGCTTCGTCTCATTTCACAAGAGGACAGCTGGTATGGATGGTGAGATCATGAGCATATATTATTGCTTAAGTAAAGTTTCATTAAGTCACCAAATTAGATAATGCACATGAGTGGACCTAGAAAACTACCCTGGGCGATTCCCGTCTTTATAAGGTATTTCTCAGTCATTTTTTATATGACTAAGATAAAGGAAGATTTTAATGTTAGCTTTTTAGGAGAGCAAATAGTTATCCACTAAAGCCAAAGTTCCTTGGTT of the Penaeus chinensis breed Huanghai No. 1 chromosome 27, ASM1920278v2, whole genome shotgun sequence genome contains:
- the LOC125039278 gene encoding uncharacterized protein LOC125039278, giving the protein MIMKSLMMMKLSLIVTLVVTSNASESRDMTSSTLPTPTGHPYSITPIPSSTPIPKPITTPTHSPTPASTPISPPTPIPTPITTPTHTPTPASTPLSPPTPTPFTISEVYNVSLIFTRKYLAHTSLRPANMTLKQLQEHLRTFFKRLDVMSLATALVGKNVGVVTTVEHAHALYNLLDLFSALALVRRAYLEEVMSRFLDEAQRHPSIPGRQMNPLAFLIQGFRRHRFKLERELEAFYREMLVPTPANMYFIANFQPKGQPSLEAVMKNLDVDSPFMEMNNSWYILRPADQPALQLAVRQENHLWVLCLTNSTREPAGVVEEEATRERIIEPSARLLGDSPVHLSVKPPGPGEHEPPGRWLDNSPVHPSAKAPGTSPRSPGYYRNDEAVRREPSVGEIKRPSVIVKSSRSSSFS